In Camelina sativa cultivar DH55 chromosome 17, Cs, whole genome shotgun sequence, the genomic stretch TGATCCTAACGATCTGTGACCCTTTTTTATATTGTTCATTTCCAGATTTGTTCAATATGTTCATAGTCCAGAATTGTTGGAAAGAGTCAATACATTTGATTTGGAGATGTCACAGTTGGAAGCAGCTCGGACATTATATTCTCAAGGTATGTTTTATTTCTCATTAGCTCAATCAAATTCAAAGTTTCCGTCCAAACTTGAtcctatattttgtttttctccttttctgtTTCAGAAGATGGAGGCGTAGCAGATGCAACAAAGTAAGGAAATGTCTCTGCTGTTACATTGGATCACATTGCGTGTTTAAAACTGTTTTGTTGATTGCTTTTTCTTTGTCTATGTATATATAGGAAAGAGCTCTCAAGAGCTATAGATTTGAGACTCGAGGCAATTAAAAAGGACTTAACCACGGCGATTACTCATGCGTCAGCTAATGGTTTCGACCCTCAAACTGTTTCTGATCTCCAGCATTTTGCTGATAGATTTGGCGCACATCGTTTGGAGTAAGCTAGTTTTTTTCTTGGTGCTTCATCTTCTTGCGATTATGTCTCAATTTTGATTCGAGTATCTTTCCTTTATCAGTGAAGCATGCGgcaaatatatttcattatcgCAAAGAAGACCAGACCTGATCACCAAGAACTTGAATACTAATACACAAACATCAGCCAATGAAACACATATCAGTCCCCATCAAATTACTAATAGCAACACAAAGaatgaggaggaggaaaaaGATGTGAGTTTGGAAGAATCTTCTACGGTTAAGACCATTCATCATACAAGGAGACTTAGCGTACAAGATAGGATTAACCTCTTTGAGAGCAAACAAAAGGAAAACTCAAACTCTGCTGGAAACAAACCGGTAGTTGTTGCGAAATCCACAGAATTGAAGAGACTTTCCTCTGATGTCTCATCAGCATTCCCTGAGAAGTCTGTTTTGAGAAGATGGAGTATTGTTAGTGACATGAGCTTTGATTTTACAATGGATAATAAGAAGTCTGACTGTGGTAGCACCGAAGAAGGTCTTCTGAGTACACCTTCGTCCATTCCTGATGCCACATTCCCCAAGGAGTCTGAAGAGAACAgtacaaaggaagaagatgatgtgcGTTCCCGTAAATCTGATAATGATTCACAAAACCAGACTGATAGGCCAGGGAACGTCATGACTGATGGCAATTCCATGCAGAGTGAAGATGAGAGCTATGCATCCAAATCACAGAATGTGGCACAATCATCAGTCATGTTTCCTTATCGACACTCGCGTTCTCGGTCGGCTCATGTTGCAGGTGGTATTGATATCAAAAGTGATGAACGTCAATCGAAAGGCAGGAAGAAAGAGCTGTTTCCATCAGACAAGCAACCAGCCTTAAAAACATGTACAAAACCAGTTTCTGCAGGTTAGCTTACTCAACAGTGTTTTAAATTTACAAGATCTAGAAAATCATATTAAAGTCTTTTGAATACTAAAACTCAAAGCTATTATTTGTAATTCTTAATGATTCTGCAGGGTCTGATGAACAGAGACAAAAATCATTTGGTGTTGAGGATGATCTTGAGGTTAGTCTTGTAAATGCAGAATCAGCTGGGAAAAGTTACAATAATAGAGTACGTGCGACATCTGTGGATCAAACACAAAGGACAAGAATGTCTAGAGAAAGCCTTCCAGGATTTAATGATGAGTTGCAAATAAAGGCTGGTGACGATAAAGACCACGGTAATGTTGTAATGCGGCGGAACTTATCTGAGTTAAGATTCTCAGATGACTCTAAAGGAAAGTTGTATGAAGAGTATATGAAGAAAAGGGATGCAAAACTAAGAGAAGAGTGGAGTTCAAAAGAAACTAAGTTGAAGTCAATGCAAGAAGCTCTTGACCGAAGTAGAACTGAGATGAAGGCTAAGTTTTCTACTGCTTCCGTAAAGAGGCAGGATTCGATATCAAGTACCCGCCAACGTGCAGAGAAGTTCAGATCTTTTAATTCTCGGACAAGTACAAAAAAGTGTCAGGTATCAAATCGTTTAGTTtctctttgatgatgatgataatagcAAACTTTTGTGTAATTACTTTGCAACTTGATTGAGTAGTTACTTTTAATATTTCACAGCATCCTATAAGCTCATTACAGAGTgaagaggaaaatgaaaaagataagCCAGTCAGTGGACAGCCCATTGGAAAAAGTGCTTCTAGGAGCTCCCAAGTAAGAAAGGTTCCATCACCAAACCGAAGCTCCAGAGTCTCGAAACCGACAGGTAaagtttcaaacacaaacattaatACTTCCGGGAGAGGTCGAAAAACAGCAGACACAAACGTGGTTGCACAATCTTCTCTCCCTAAATTCTCTGAtcttaaaaaggaaaacacaaaaccatctTCTTTAGCTGGTAgaaatactactactactactactaccatGATGCGAACACAGGTGAGAAGTAGTAATAAGAAGACTTCAAAGGAAGATATACCGTCTCCTGTTGTGCCACGAAGACCACGATCACTAAGGAAAAGCTTCTCTGCAAACATAGAATTCACAGAGTTGACAACTCTGTATTCTGATGATATGATGAACAATGAGAGGAATCAGAAGCAGAACACAGAGGACAATGATGATGTATCAGAGAATTTGAAAGTTGAAGAATTTGAGGAAATTGAATCcgaggcagaagaagaagaaaaagaagttttgGAGAATCctgttaaagaagaagaagtNTTACTTTTAATATTTCACAGCATCCTATAAGCTCATTACAGAGTgaagaggaaaatgaaaaagataagCCAGTCAGTGGACAGCCCATTGGAAAAAGTGCTTCTAGGAGCTCCCAAGTAAGAAAGGTTCCATCACCAAACCGAAGCTCCAGAGTCTCGAAACCGACAGGTAaagtttcaaacacaaacattaatACTTCCGGGAGAGGTCGAAAAACAGCAGACACAAACGTGGTTGCACAATCTTCTCTCCCTAAATTCTCTGAtcttaaaaaggaaaacacaaaaccatctTCTTTAGCTGGTAgaaatactactactactactactaccatGATGCGAACACAGGTGAGAAGTAGTAATAAGAAGACTTCAAAGGAAGATATACCGTCTCCTGTTGTGCCACGAAGACCACGATCACTAAGGAAAAGCTTCTCTGCAAACATAGAATTCACAGAGTTGACAACTCTGTATTCTGATGATATGATGAACAATGAGAGGAATCAGAAGCAGAACACAGAGGACAATGATGATGTATCAGAGAATTTGAAAGTTGAAGAATTTGAGGAAATTGAATCcgaggcagaagaagaagaaaaagaagttttgGAGAATCctgttaaagaagaagaagtagaagctagagaaatggaaactctaGTAGTTGAGGATATTGGTGATGAAACGCCTTCACTTACTGAAATAGTTGAGAACTCATCAGAGGATGAAAATTTCACTTCATTGAGATCAGTTTCTCATGTAGACTTACCTGCGAATACTCTACCTTCTTCAACATTGCAGCATAATTTTGCCTCGTTACTGGATTCACCTAGTGAAAGTCCTCTTTCATGGAGCTCAAACTTGCAACACGGGTTCTCTTATCCACACGAGCACTCGGATGTTGATGCTTCAGTGGATGATTCTCCCATGGGAAGTCCAGCTTCTTGGAGTTCAAGAATGAGGAAGAAATGGGGATCAACAGCTCAGAGTCCTGTTCTTGTTCCTAACTCTCGGAAGGATTTAACGAAAGGGATCAAACGTTTTCTCAAGTTTGGGAAGAAAACTCGTGCTGCAGATAGTCTAATGGATTGGGTTTCTGTAACAACATCTGAAGGAGACGATGATTTTGCTTACCGATCATCGGATGAGTTAAGAAAATCAAGAATGGCATCTTCTCAGAGTCAGTTTTTTGAGGATGAACAAGGTAACATCTATTTTATATCTTTCAgcttttttctttacttaaaaTGGTGTTATGAAAAGTCCTCTGATCATCagctttgtgttttgtgtttcaaagCTTCAAACAATATGATTCAGccgcatcatcatcatcaagggAGCTTTAAAGTGAAAGATGGCGAATTTAAGCGATCATTCTTCTCACTTTCTACATTCCGTAGCAAAGGAAACGACTCGAAGCCAAGATAGCAGAAGACCAGAACCGAACTCTCTATGTTTTCCTTTACAACAACACAAGTATAAAGTTTGTAGTGTTGAAAATGAACTACTTGATTCGATTTTTAATATCTAAACGAGATGAGCATTATATTGATACTTAAGAACTTCaaattaaatatacatatatcagAGCTAAATGGCATTGTTCTGCATTACAGAACAAAGGAATATTGTTTTTGGAAGTGTGCATTGTTTTGTATTGCTAGCTGTAATCATCACACCCTATACATTATACTATTCTGAGCACGATCTTTCGAAGTGATGATTGTGAGTTGTGACCATTGTTCTGCTGTCACGAAGAATAAAGAATTCTATATAAGATCTACGAACACGTTTATAGACCCAATATAAAAAGAGATCAAGTTAAGAAAGAGAAACAGGTGAAGACGCGCAAAAGCGTAAATCGTAGGTAACTAAAGAAAAAACGTGAAACACAAACCACAGACCCACAGCTACATGATAACATTATAACAAGAACATAaagttagaagaaaagaaaaagatacagTAAAGAAGACGTtacataacaagaaaaaaaggaaagaaaataaaaactcttcACTCAAATAACGGCTCCAAGGAAGAACTCACTGGTAGTACATGAGCTGCTGCGCGTTCTGGAAACCACCATCATACATTCCTTGGCTTGAACCATTGGCTCCCATTGCAGCCTGCTTAAGAGCATGTTGTCCATGTGGGTGATGCATCAGCGGATTCATCCCCACCATCTTGCTCATCGCTAGTTGCCTCTCATAAGCCAAAAGATCGCTGGCTGAGAATCCCGGGATTGGTGCAGGAGCTGGCGGAGGAAGCGGGTTTGAAGCTGTTCCTGCTGGAGTTGGCTTGCTTCCCCAAGAACACtgggaacaacaacaaaacaagatgTTTAGCATTCCCAAACCGAAAGAATGCTGAGTCCCAcctaaagaaaaacaacaagttTGTACCTTCATTTGCCTGCCACCGAGGTAGGAATGTGTATTTCCCATCTGAATAGCGAGGGCAGCCTCTGCATGAGTAGAGTATCTCACAAATCCGAAACCTTTATCTCTTTGAACACGGACTTCCTCAATGACCCCAGCACCAAGGGAATGAAAGTGGCGGTGAAGATCAACCTGGGAAACCTGAAAAAATCCAACGatgatatatttgtttgatCCAAGAAATAAGAATGGTGCTCATGAAGGTTGTGATAAGTCAACAGAATATCTATCaccatgttttttctttttacctctgGAGCAAGATTGCCGACGTAAACAGTTGTGTACTGACCATTGTTGTCAGGAGCTTCACCGTTACTAGAATCTTTACCATCCtctgcaaaaacaaataaaagccaatatataaatatcaacgTGTAAGAATTAAGACCATTTTAAGGCTTTTCTCTGTCTCCATTTGATTCTCTCACTTATGAGTGGTAATAGTTAAAACATACCAGAGACACCACTGGTTAGTTCCACGACACTTTTGGAATCAGAGCTCTGTTTCTCCTCACCAGAAGTGGCTCCCTTTGTCGCCCAGTTGCAACGTATCTGCCTGGTTCCAAGCCATTTCcctgaaaatcaaaagagaatattccaattaGCCAAAAGGGCAAATTAACACTAACTATCaagggcaaaaaaaaagtagcaatACTGACCACCAATTTCATCTATTGCAGTCTGGGCCTCCTGCACAAGGAAACAAGAATGGCAGCAATCAATAAAATGGCCAAGGTAGAGGACAATGCATACAAAGGGACTTGAGAGTTAGACAATCCCAATACCTGTTGGTTACGGAATGAAACAAATCCAAATCCTCGTGAACGTCCAGTTTTCTGATCCCACATAACTCTTGCATCCCtacatacaacaacaaaacaatgttAGACGATTTTACGCATATCTTATACTTCCATTTTCACTACAAGAAAGTTCATATGGCATCAGCAGTATACAACAGAAGAAACTTACGAGCAAGTCGGATAGACAGAGAAGCAATTAAACAGCATTGCATCAGTAACCTCAGGACTCAAATCCCCAACAAATATATTGAAGTGACCTGCACATGAGCATCACAGAAGTGCGTTATTCCACCAACAGAATACCCAAAATCctgttttagaaagaaaattaaGCATAAGAATATGAACTGACTTGATGTATCCTCCCTCTGGCCACTAGCATAAGCCCAGTTAACCTTGATAGGTTGCCCAAACCTGCACATTACATTAACCAATGTAAACTAATTCCAAACTTAGGAAATTCAGAGTATCTTATTCATGCTAAATTAACCAAGTACGTTAACTTACAAATGCCTTCCATTGAGAGAAAGGATTGCAAGACCAGCCGATCTTCGATCAAAGTAGTGGACAAACCCATAAGAAGACTgctcaaaatcaaaacattagCGACAATCCAAGGAAAGACCTTCTTAATAAGAGATATAAGGATACATTTTTAAGACTATAACTATAATAGTTTTAAGAGTGCAAGATAACACTAACCTTGTCTTTCCTAATTAGTTTACAGCTTTCTACAGGACCAGTGCTAGCAAAAACCTCTTGAAGCAGAGGTTCTGTCACCTGAATATGGATGTTTCCAACGTACCTGCAATTTCTCAAAGAAGACAAACTAAAAAACTcaacaagaaacagaacaaagaaacaaaacaaaaacagtatgTCTCCAAGTTCCacaattttcaattaaaaaaagtcACCAATGAAGGCTTAATAACAAAGAATAACCTTTTCAAGAAATGGTGTCAAATACAAAGACATTTACTGAAAAACTTTCTCAACTGCACAATTATTAACAatatatgtgtttatatataactacaaTGCACTATTGTTTTCCCTGGCTAATTTTAAGGCTCTGAAACTGAAAACTAGAGCTCACTAGTGAGATTATAATAAGcggaaacacacaaaaacatacataaaattgaacaaaaaatactataaaaaaaaaaaagaaaagaaacctaACACTCACACACTGCGGCAAGAACTTGGATCAAAACCAGGGGGAAGATTTCCACTTGGGATTGGTTCTATCtgcaaaaaggaagaaaaaagaaaaaggaaacgaaagaaaatgaaaagaaagaaacaaaagggaaaaactTTACTTCCTAATGTCTCAGAGACTAAGCTAATATAACGAATCAGTATCAACTCAAAGGTTTGTCATGGAGTTGgtgaaccaaaatcaaataataagacAAACActttaaaagaaacttaactaAGACTACAACAACAATGTCTATTAGTGATAATCTCATAAATTTCACAACTTTTTTCTCGTTTGACCAGtcagatgaaacaaaaacaagaggaaCAAACATCTTCGAATCAAAATGAAACCAGAGATAGCAGAGTTTCTAATCCTGGTccttatacaaacaaaaaaaaggggaGAAAACAAGTGAAATCGAACTTGGAAAAAGCCCTAGAAAACCAAATCGAGAAatgaaatggaagaagaaacaaacaaacagaaaaagagagagcaaACCTGAGGAGCAGCGAGGAGACCAGGATGGTAGAGAGACTGTTGTTGCTGCATAAGAGCTTGCTGAATCATAActtgttgctgttgctgctgcttcaTCCTCTGcattatctctctctcaaaacaaaaaaaaaaaagaagaaaaaaactactgtctttgattttattttgtcttgGCTCTCTCCCTAGGAAATGAAAAATTGACAACAGTGTTCTGTCTTTTAGGGTTCGAAAAGTGTTTCGGTGTTCGAGNaaaaaaaaaaaaaaaaaaaaaaaaaaaaaaaaaaaaaaaaaaaaaaaaaaaaaaggaagtctCTTGATAGAAAGCGAAGGAAGCAATCGAGTGGCTCTTACGAATttattggatttattatttttacacatCGATTCGATAAGCTAAATAATGTCACAGACctgttaataaataaataaataaaaatttaaagaaaaacacaacaGCCAATGAACTGCTACCACGTTATTACTTATGGACTTATGGCTCAGCCCAAATCAAATCACTGTCTCAATTCAGACACGCCTTCAATGAACTTTAAACCTGACACGTAATTGCAACAGACACCCCCTTATTTAGTGAAATCTTGAGATACACCCtatcaatttaattattttaccaaattaaaccattaaattgatttttcagATTCCTCATCTGCAATCAAGTTCTTGATTAGAAGATCTTTCATTGTTAATTGTTTCATAATGTTTTCACTACCATCAGTGATCAGtgctaattatatttatttttttttaaaaaaaatcatttaattcATGTAtcagctaaaaaaaaaatgtttggtgGAAATTAGAGTAGACAGAAAATTCTGAAGGAAATAACGAACCAGTTTGGTCCTAAACCCTTTGGTTTGGTCCtaaaaccaatttttaaggAAATAACTGACTTGGCTTGTTTGGTCTTAAATCCTTTTGCTactttttttgaataataataaataaataaaaaatccttTTGCTACTTAAGTGACCCTAAACGCTTCAGTTAGTTCCCCGTCACAAATGCGACTTTGCTTCACTATGTATGTCtaattctaatgtttttttcttgtgtcGTACATAGATGATGAAAAGGATCGGATCGAAATGATCAGGACGATAATTAAGATTGCGCTATGCTTTTTCATCGGCTTTCCTGTGTGAGACTCTTTTAATATCTTAATTATCAACCTAAGTTTTTGTATCaagaaaaatactatataacctGAAATGTTTTGCAGATGCGCTATGTAAGTACTATGTGACCGGTGAACCTAAAGTAAAGGAACTGACGGTCGACTGTTCAAATAGACTTCATTGCCTCTTATAATTGCAAAAGAAGGCTTGTTCAACTATAATTGCAACGCCAGGGGCTTTTGCTCGTGTTCTTAATTCGAGTCACTGATAATCGATCTAAGAGTGTACTTGAGAGGGTGGAGAA encodes the following:
- the LOC104756067 gene encoding uncharacterized protein LOC104756067, with protein sequence MKADTVLDYAVFELSPKHSRCELFVWSNEEYEKLVSGLIQPFLNHLSVLESQASQRTESSIRLDFEKSENGLKSWFTKRTLERFVQYVHSPELLERVNTFDLEMSQLEAARTLYSQEDGGVADATKKELSRAIDLRLEAIKKDLTTAITHASANGFDPQTVSDLQHFADRFGAHRLDEACGKYISLSQRRPDLITKNLNTNTQTSANETHISPHQITNSNTKNEEEEKDVSLEESSTVKTIHHTRRLSVQDRINLFESKQKENSNSAGNKPVVVAKSTELKRLSSDVSSAFPEKSVLRRWSIVSDMSFDFTMDNKKSDCGSTEEGLLSTPSSIPDATFPKESEENSTKEEDDVRSRKSDNDSQNQTDRPGNVMTDGNSMQSEDESYASKSQNVAQSSVMFPYRHSRSRSAHVAGGIDIKSDERQSKGRKKELFPSDKQPALKTCTKPVSAGSDEQRQKSFGVEDDLEVSLVNAESAGKSYNNRVRATSVDQTQRTRMSRESLPGFNDELQIKAGDDKDHGNVVMRRNLSELRFSDDSKGKLYEEYMKKRDAKLREEWSSKETKLKSMQEALDRSRTEMKAKFSTASVKRQDSISSTRQRAEKFRSFNSRTSTKKCQHPISSLQSEEENEKDKPVSGQPIGKSASRSSQVRKVPSPNRSSRVSKPTGKVSNTNINTSGRGRKTADTNVVAQSSLPKFSDLKKENTKPSSLAGRNTTTTTTTMMRTQVRSSNKKTSKEDIPSPVVPRRPRSLRKSFSANIEFTELTTLYSDDMMNNERNQKQNTEDNDDVSENLKVEEFEEIESEAEEEEKEVLENPVKEEEVEAREMETLVVEDIGDETPSLTEIVENSSEDENFTSLRSVSHVDLPANTLPSSTLQHNFASLLDSPSESPLSWSSNLQHGFSYPHEHSDVDASVDDSPMGSPASWSSRMRKKWGSTAQSPVLVPNSRKDLTKGIKRFLKFGKKTRAADSLMDWVSVTTSEGDDDFAYRSSDELRKSRMASSQSQFFEDEQASNNMIQPHHHHQGSFKVKDGEFKRSFFSLSTFRSKGNDSKPR
- the LOC104756068 gene encoding oligouridylate-binding protein 1B, which translates into the protein MQRMKQQQQQQVMIQQALMQQQQSLYHPGLLAAPQIEPIPSGNLPPGFDPSSCRSVYVGNIHIQVTEPLLQEVFASTGPVESCKLIRKDKSSYGFVHYFDRRSAGLAILSLNGRHLFGQPIKVNWAYASGQREDTSSHFNIFVGDLSPEVTDAMLFNCFSVYPTCSDARVMWDQKTGRSRGFGFVSFRNQQEAQTAIDEIGGKWLGTRQIRCNWATKGATSGEEKQSSDSKSVVELTSGVSEDGKDSSNGEAPDNNGQYTTVYVGNLAPEVSQVDLHRHFHSLGAGVIEEVRVQRDKGFGFVRYSTHAEAALAIQMGNTHSYLGGRQMKCSWGSKPTPAGTASNPLPPPAPAPIPGFSASDLLAYERQLAMSKMVGMNPLMHHPHGQHALKQAAMGANGSSQGMYDGGFQNAQQLMYYQ